The Panicum hallii strain FIL2 chromosome 9, PHallii_v3.1, whole genome shotgun sequence genome has a window encoding:
- the LOC112873261 gene encoding nodulation-signaling pathway 1 protein-like — protein MPGRSTSSTSGSPTGYDFSPHLLRYAKSINLQLAISRAASLDSVHGFATPGEALVVCLQFRLGHATADVRTDILSKVRGLNPELVVLSELDAGGDGTAAGEFTARLELLWRFLESTSAAFKGRDGEERRLLEAEAGTSVTGDAAGEGRDAWRERMAAAGFEEAAFGGEAVESAKSLLRKYDGGWEMSASGAAGVVALRWKGRPVSFCSLWRPACSG, from the exons ATGCCCGGCCGCTCCACGTCGTCGACCTCGGGGTCTCCCACG GGATACGACTTCTCGCCGCACCTCCTCCGGTACGCCAAGTCCATCAACCTGCAGCTCGCCATCAGCCGTGCAGCCTCCCTAGACTCCGTGCACGGCTTCGCGACCCCCGGCGAGGCGCTCGTCGTCTGCCTCCAGTTCCGGCTGGGCCACGCCACCGCCGACGTGCGGACAGACATCCTAAGCAAGGTCCGAGGCCTCAACCCGGAGCTGGTGGTGCTGTCGGAGCTCGACGCCGGTGGCGACGGCACCGCGGCGGGCGAGTTCACGGCGAGGCTGGAGCTGCTGTGGCGGTTCCTGGAGTCGACGTCCGCGGCGTTCAAGGGGAGGGACGGGGAGGAGAGGCGTCTGCTGGAGGCCGAGGCGGGCACGTCCGTCACAGGCGACGCGGCGGGGGAGGGCAGGGACGCGTGGCGGGAGCGCATGGCGGCCGCCGGGTTCGAGGAGGCGGCGTTCGGGGGCGAGGCGGTGGAGTCGGCCAAGTCCTTGCTGAGGAAGTACGACGGCGGGTGGGAGATGTCGGCGTCGGGTGCCGCCGGCGTGGTGGCGCTGCGGTGGAAGGGGCGACCGGTGTCGTTCTGCTCGCTGTGGCGGCCGGCGTGCAGCGGCTGA
- the LOC112873215 gene encoding transcription initiation factor TFIID subunit 9 — translation MDAGGARPSAPSAAAAAAAGAGGASGADEPRDARVVRELLRSMGLNEGEYEPRVVHQFLDLAYRYVGDVLGDAQVYADHAGKTQIDADDVRLAIQAKVNFSFSQPPPREVLLELARNRNRIPLPKSIAPPGSIPLPPEQDTLLAQNYQLLPPLKPPPQVEETEDDIEETNPSVTPNPGNPNPNYSQDQRGNEQQHTSQHGQRVSFQLNAVAAAAAAAKRPRMTIDQLNMG, via the exons AtggacgccggcggcgcgcgtccATCGGCAccgtcggccgccgccgccgccgctgccggggccgggggcgccTCCGGCGCGGACGAGCCCCGGGACGCGCGGGTGGTGCGGGAGCTCCTGCGCTCGATGGGGCTCAACGAGGGCGAGTACGAGCCCCGCGTAGTGCACCAGTTCCTGGACCTGGCCTACCGCTACGTCGGCGACGTGCTCGGGGACGCCCAGGTCTACGCCGACCACGCCGGGAAGACCCAGATCGACGCCGACGACGTCCGCCTCGCCATCCAGGCCAAAGTCAATTTCTCCTtctcgcagccgccgccgcgcgag GTTCTCCTTGAGCTGGCACGCAACCGGAACAGAATCCCGCTGCCCAAGTCAATCGCTCCTCCTGGCTCGATTCCCCTGCCACCAGAGCAGGACACACTGTTGGCTCAGAATTACCAACTCCTGCCACCATTGAAGCCGCCGCCTCAAGTTGAGGAGACGGAGGATGACATCGAAGAAACCAACCCTAGTGTGACCCCAAACCCTGGAAATCCCAATCCAAACTACTCCCAGGATCAGAGGGGTAACGAGCAACAGCACACATCTCAGCATGGTCAGAGGGTTTCTTTCCAACTCAATGCCGTGgcagctgccgctgccgctgcaaAGCGTCCTCGGATGACCATTGACCAGCTGAACATGGGCTAA
- the LOC112876580 gene encoding serine/threonine-protein kinase RIPK-like isoform X1 — protein MARSSSAKKKKQHQEKQLSAWRFLFGGCLMGGAGAAGSGDNKVRPGPRTAATKQPPAGAAGLQQRLSVTDVMSTCSDQDLSVSLVGSNLHVFTVGELKAATQGFVDSNFLGEGGFGPVYKGAVAEGAKPGLRAQQIAVKLWDPEGTQGHKEWLSEVIFLGQLRHPNLVKLVGYCSEEEHRLLVYEYMPKGSLENHLFKTFPPVLSWSTRLNIAVGAAKGLAFLHDAEKPVIYRDFKTSNILLNPEYEAKLSDFGLAKDGPEGDDTHVSTRVMGTHGYAAPEYILTGHLTAKSDVYSFGVVLLEILSGRRAVDKARPSRERHLVEHMRAWLKDPQKLARVMDPALEGAYPAAAAHRAALVAYRCLSGSPKSRPDMSRVVEDLEPLLAVTGDDDAAPGEPPAAAGEEAARKERARRRDGERREKQGRAQQDRGVARSPKRAVPRRRAPGQSQEFWEWHMPAQPKA, from the exons ATGGCGAGGTCGTCGTCGgccaagaagaagaagcagcaccAGGAGAAGCAGCTGTCGGCGTGGCGGTTCCTGTTCGGCGGGTGCCTGATGGGCGGGGCCGGCGCGGCCGGGAGCGGGGATAACAAGGTCCGCCCCGGCCcgcggacggcggcgacgaAGCAGCccccggcgggggcggcggggctgcAGCAGCGGCTGTCGGTGACGGACGTGATGAGCACGTGCTCGGACCAGGACCTGTCGGTGTCGCTGGTGGGGTCGAACCTGCACGTGTTCACGGTGGGGGAGCTGAAGGCGGCGACGCAGGGGTTCGTGGACAGCAACTTTTTGGGCGAGGGCGGGTTCGGCCCCGTGTACAAGGGCGCCGTGGCGGAGGGCGCCAAGCCGGGGCTCCGGGCGCAGCAGATCGCCGTCAAGCTCTGGGACCCCGAGGGCACGCAGGGGCACAAAGAGTGGCTG TCGGAGGTGATCTTCCTGGGGCAGCTCCGGCACCCCAACCTGGTGAAGCTGGTGGGGTACTGCAGCGAGGAGGAGCACCGGCTGCTGGTCTACGAGTACATGCCCAAGGGCAGCCTCGAGAACCACCTCTTCAAGA CGTTCCCGCCCGTTCTGTCGTGGTCAACGCGGCTCAACATCGCGGTGGGCGCCGCCAAGGGCCTCGCCTTCCTTCACGACGCCGAGAAGCCCGTCATCTACCGGGACTTCAAGACATCCAACATCCTGCTCAACCCC GAGTACGAGGCGAAGCTGTCGGACTTCGGCCTGGCCAAGGACGGGCCGGAGGGCGACGACACCCACGTGTCCACCCGCGTGATGGGCACCCACGGGTACGCGGCGCCCGAGTACATCCTGACGGGCCACCTCACGGCGAAGAGCGACGTGTACAGCTTCGGCGTGGTGCTGCTGGAGATCCTGTCGGGCCGGCGCGCGGTGGACAAGGCCCGGCCCAGCCGGGAGCGGCACCTGGTGGAGCACATGCGCGCGTGGCTCAAGGACCCGCAGAAGCTGGCCCGGGTGATGGACCCGGCCCTGGAGGGCGCGtaccccgccgccgcggcccaccgggcggcgctcgtggcgTACCGGTGCCTGAGCGGGAGCCCCAAGAGCCGGCCGGACATGTCCAGGGTCGTCGAGGACCTGGAGCCGCTCCTCGCCGTCAccggcgacgacgacgccgcGCCCGGCGAgccgccagcggcggcgggggaggaggcggcgaggaaggagagggcgaggaggagggacGGCGAGCGGAGGGAGAAGCAGGGGCGGGCGCAGCAGGACAGGGGGGTGGCCAGGTCTCCCAAGAGGGCCGTCCCCAGGAGGCGGGCGCCGGGGCAGAGCCAGGAGTTCTGGGAGTGGCACATGCCCGCGCAACCCAAAGCGTAG
- the LOC112876580 gene encoding proline-rich receptor-like protein kinase PERK5 isoform X2, with product MARSSSAKKKKQHQEKQLSAWRFLFGGCLMGGAGAAGSGDNKVRPGPRTAATKQPPAGAAGLQQRLSVTDVMSTCSDQDLSVSLVGSNLHVFTVGELKAATQGFVDSNFLGEGGFGPVYKGAVAEGAKPGLRAQQIAVKLWDPEGTQGHKEWLSEVIFLGQLRHPNLVKLVGYCSEEEHRLLVYEYMPKGSLENHLFKRVRGEAVGLRPGQGRAGGRRHPRVHPRDGHPRVRGARVHPDGPPHGEERRVQLRRGAAGDPVGPARGGQGPAQPGAAPGGAHARVAQGPAEAGPGDGPGPGGRVPRRRGPPGGARGVPVPEREPQEPAGHVQGRRGPGAAPRRHRRRRRRARRAASGGGGGGGEEGEGEEEGRRAEGEAGAGAAGQGGGQVSQEGRPQEAGAGAEPGVLGVAHARATQSVVAG from the exons ATGGCGAGGTCGTCGTCGgccaagaagaagaagcagcaccAGGAGAAGCAGCTGTCGGCGTGGCGGTTCCTGTTCGGCGGGTGCCTGATGGGCGGGGCCGGCGCGGCCGGGAGCGGGGATAACAAGGTCCGCCCCGGCCcgcggacggcggcgacgaAGCAGCccccggcgggggcggcggggctgcAGCAGCGGCTGTCGGTGACGGACGTGATGAGCACGTGCTCGGACCAGGACCTGTCGGTGTCGCTGGTGGGGTCGAACCTGCACGTGTTCACGGTGGGGGAGCTGAAGGCGGCGACGCAGGGGTTCGTGGACAGCAACTTTTTGGGCGAGGGCGGGTTCGGCCCCGTGTACAAGGGCGCCGTGGCGGAGGGCGCCAAGCCGGGGCTCCGGGCGCAGCAGATCGCCGTCAAGCTCTGGGACCCCGAGGGCACGCAGGGGCACAAAGAGTGGCTG TCGGAGGTGATCTTCCTGGGGCAGCTCCGGCACCCCAACCTGGTGAAGCTGGTGGGGTACTGCAGCGAGGAGGAGCACCGGCTGCTGGTCTACGAGTACATGCCCAAGGGCAGCCTCGAGAACCACCTCTTCAAGA GAGTACGAGGCGAAGCTGTCGGACTTCGGCCTGGCCAAGGACGGGCCGGAGGGCGACGACACCCACGTGTCCACCCGCGTGATGGGCACCCACGGGTACGCGGCGCCCGAGTACATCCTGACGGGCCACCTCACGGCGAAGAGCGACGTGTACAGCTTCGGCGTGGTGCTGCTGGAGATCCTGTCGGGCCGGCGCGCGGTGGACAAGGCCCGGCCCAGCCGGGAGCGGCACCTGGTGGAGCACATGCGCGCGTGGCTCAAGGACCCGCAGAAGCTGGCCCGGGTGATGGACCCGGCCCTGGAGGGCGCGtaccccgccgccgcggcccaccgggcggcgctcgtggcgTACCGGTGCCTGAGCGGGAGCCCCAAGAGCCGGCCGGACATGTCCAGGGTCGTCGAGGACCTGGAGCCGCTCCTCGCCGTCAccggcgacgacgacgccgcGCCCGGCGAgccgccagcggcggcgggggaggaggcggcgaggaaggagagggcgaggaggagggacGGCGAGCGGAGGGAGAAGCAGGGGCGGGCGCAGCAGGACAGGGGGGTGGCCAGGTCTCCCAAGAGGGCCGTCCCCAGGAGGCGGGCGCCGGGGCAGAGCCAGGAGTTCTGGGAGTGGCACATGCCCGCGCAACCCAAAGCGTAGTAGCGGGGTAA
- the LOC112877676 gene encoding guanine nucleotide-binding protein subunit gamma 3-like: MAAAAAPRPKSPPASPDPCGRHRLQLAVDALHREIGFLEGEISSIEGVHAASRCCKEVDEFVGRNPDPFITIQPEKRSNEQPQQFLKKFRARSCLSYLSWICCCGSGGCPPFRLKMRPAAATSCSCGGAQLRKLCASCCSCCCCCRCRVVCAGCCGGCCAPCPRCSCDCACLRCCSSSCACPTCGGGACCVPRCCLCL; encoded by the exons atggctgcggcggcggcgcccaggcccaagtcgccgccggcctcgcccgacccctgcggccgccaccgcctgcAGCTCGCCGTCGACGCGCTCCACCGGGAGATCGGCTTCCTCGAG GGTGAAATAAGTTCCATTGAAGGGGTCCACGCTGCCTCCAGATGCTGCAAAGA AGTTGATGAGTTTGTGGGAAGGAACCCCGATCCATTCATAACGAT TCAGCCAGAGAAACGAAGCAATGAGCAACCGCAGCAGTTTCTGAAGAAGTTCAG AGCCAGGAGCTGCCTGAGCTACCTGTCGTGGATCTGCTGCTGCGGTAGCGGCGGGTGCCCGCCGTTCCGGCTGAAGatgaggccggcggcggcgacgagctgCTCCTGCGGCGGCGCGCAGCTTCGGAAGCTCTGCGCCTCCTgctgctcctgctgctgctgctgccggtgCCGCGTGGTGTGCGCCGGCTGCTGCGGCGGGTGCtgcgcgccgtgcccgcgctgCTCGTGCGACTGCGCCTGCCTGCGTTGCTGCTCGTCGTCGTGCGCCTGCCCcacctgcggcggcggcgcttgctgCGTCCCGCGCTGCTGCCTGTGCCTATGA